Proteins from a single region of Candidatus Parcubacteria bacterium:
- a CDS encoding PEGA domain-containing protein (Derived by automated computational analysis using gene prediction method: Protein Homology.) encodes MSAKSRHLMFVIALILFIVLTTGLSIFASGYRFNWKAAGGWQNLLVKTGSLLVESEPKGALASLEQIHGHHSPLENKTTEERKTPLKLNNILPGEYLLTLELQGYLPYQKKISITPSMTTILSEVVLFKNCLPMLVLPTESNNFNYRPGGRYLALPEEEMVFDLSAEKTLIKISRDSQINWANGNQAADGARVINLDQGVVSDYTARLGKVDSGLMSGNFLIYSQAGRLSSLEVNTKKVRALKTQGMVSGYEVLGDTLVALSTQEADTRLEFIDYKNNTLLKETALLKAEKWNLTKSEDFLILSDQDHKITYLVDTKAQEVKHLLRDSTQAVFLKKEDLVYVRGSEIHLYHLGSQKDFLLTRLGSEITSLSVGPTSYLVYATNQEVGILNLDDPKKETTILFSGANISQLSFEKSDNSIFFYAEIGAHKGLYKIDL; translated from the coding sequence ATGAGCGCCAAATCTAGACACCTGATGTTTGTCATCGCCCTGATTTTGTTTATCGTCCTGACCACGGGATTATCAATTTTTGCTAGTGGCTACCGCTTCAACTGGAAAGCCGCCGGCGGCTGGCAGAATTTACTGGTTAAAACCGGGAGTTTATTAGTAGAGAGCGAGCCCAAAGGAGCGCTGGCCAGCCTGGAACAGATCCATGGCCACCACTCGCCCCTGGAAAATAAAACCACCGAAGAAAGAAAGACCCCCTTAAAATTGAATAATATCTTGCCGGGAGAATATCTTTTAACTTTGGAGCTCCAAGGCTACCTACCCTACCAGAAAAAAATAAGCATTACTCCATCAATGACCACCATTTTAAGTGAGGTGGTTTTATTTAAAAATTGTTTACCCATGTTGGTGCTCCCAACGGAAAGTAATAATTTCAACTACCGCCCCGGCGGCCGCTATCTGGCTTTACCAGAAGAAGAAATGGTTTTTGATTTAAGCGCCGAAAAAACCTTAATAAAAATCAGTCGCGATTCGCAAATTAATTGGGCAAACGGCAATCAAGCTGCTGACGGAGCGAGGGTAATAAATCTGGATCAAGGCGTAGTCAGTGATTACACAGCCCGGCTAGGAAAAGTTGATAGCGGTTTAATGTCCGGTAATTTCCTAATTTATTCACAAGCCGGAAGACTAAGCAGTTTAGAGGTCAACACAAAAAAAGTTCGAGCTCTAAAAACCCAGGGGATGGTTAGTGGCTATGAAGTGCTTGGCGACACTTTAGTAGCTTTAAGTACACAAGAGGCCGACACCAGACTAGAATTTATTGATTATAAAAATAACACTTTATTAAAAGAGACCGCTCTTTTAAAAGCGGAAAAATGGAATTTAACCAAAAGCGAAGATTTTTTAATTTTGAGCGACCAAGATCATAAAATTACTTATCTGGTTGATACTAAAGCTCAAGAGGTAAAACATTTGCTTAGAGATAGCACTCAAGCAGTCTTCTTAAAAAAAGAAGATTTAGTTTATGTCCGCGGCTCGGAAATTCATCTGTACCATTTAGGTTCGCAAAAGGATTTTCTGTTAACCCGCCTGGGGAGTGAGATAACTAGTTTGAGTGTGGGGCCGACCAGCTATCTGGTTTATGCCACTAATCAAGAAGTGGGGATTTTGAATTTGGATGACCCCAAAAAAGAAACAACGATTCTCTTTAGCGGTGCCAATATCAGCCAATTAAGTTTTGAAAAGAGCGACAACTCCATTTTCTTCTATGCGGAAATTGGCGCCCATAAAGGTTTGTATAAAATAGATCTTTAA
- a CDS encoding glycosyltransferase family 2 protein (Derived by automated computational analysis using gene prediction method: Protein Homology. GO_function: GO:0016757 - glycosyltransferase activity [Evidence IEA]): MDLSIIIVNYRSKNKLVNCLNSLNLSDLSGLNYEVLVVDNDSGDDLSDLKYSWLRIINSGANLGMGRGNNFGIVQSSGEQILISNPDIVFTADAIKKLYYYLKDNPEVGLVGPKLLNPDGSLQYSCVRFPKFYTPLLRRTFVGQFFPGRIDHYLMKHADHSQTQVVDWILGACFMVRRCEIKDNLLFDERYFMYFEDVDLCRQIRTRGQKVVYFPEVQVTHDHLRQSAQRPWYQSLLKDKIAREHLKSAFRYFRKWRKS; this comes from the coding sequence ATGGACTTATCCATTATTATCGTTAATTATCGCAGTAAGAATAAATTGGTTAATTGTTTAAACTCTCTTAACTTATCAGATTTAAGCGGCTTAAACTATGAAGTGTTAGTGGTGGACAATGATTCCGGTGACGATTTAAGTGATTTAAAATATTCTTGGTTAAGAATAATTAATAGTGGCGCTAATTTAGGGATGGGAAGAGGAAATAATTTTGGTATTGTTCAGTCTAGCGGCGAGCAAATTTTAATTTCTAATCCGGATATTGTTTTTACTGCCGACGCAATTAAAAAACTCTACTATTATTTAAAAGATAATCCGGAGGTTGGTTTGGTGGGGCCGAAACTTTTGAACCCGGACGGCTCCTTACAATATTCCTGTGTTCGTTTCCCTAAGTTCTATACGCCACTTCTGCGCCGCACTTTTGTCGGCCAGTTTTTTCCGGGGCGCATTGATCATTATTTAATGAAGCATGCCGATCATAGCCAAACCCAAGTGGTAGATTGGATTTTAGGTGCTTGTTTTATGGTCCGCCGCTGCGAGATAAAAGATAATCTTTTATTTGATGAGCGCTACTTTATGTATTTTGAAGATGTTGATCTTTGCCGCCAAATCAGAACCCGTGGCCAAAAAGTCGTTTATTTCCCTGAGGTTCAAGTTACCCATGATCATCTGCGCCAGAGTGCCCAGAGACCTTGGTATCAATCTTTACTAAAAGATAAAATTGCTCGTGAACATTTAAAATCCGCTTTTCGTTATTTTAGAAAGTGGAGAAAATCTTAA
- a CDS encoding glycosyltransferase family 2 protein (Derived by automated computational analysis using gene prediction method: Protein Homology. GO_function: GO:0016757 - glycosyltransferase activity [Evidence IEA]): MTGIILVNYKDYARKYLEVCRDSLRRQSDQNFKVYLVDNAASPESQEYLKTTYPEAVIIPREDGNYSAANNLGMRQAIADGCEYLVAANMDTEFDSNWLAFLVAALEKNPEAGIAQSLILLHPDTRAGRADLINSTGNRLHFLFFGFTSDYNRPLTEVPLEGYPEIDGYASGCSLMIRREIFEAISGYREEFYMYHDDLELSLKVHLLGSKIILAPQSIVYHRYEFDRSVRMLYFMERNRRLCFWSFYPVKYLVFLALPFWIMSLGMGLVAIFSGWFKTWLQVAASTLTPKFWRLQKSLRQQYRHLSGIQRAALSQNFVGRIEFQEIANPILKYLVNPVFNFYWQLIKTIFKPRRRS; this comes from the coding sequence ATGACGGGGATTATTTTAGTCAATTATAAAGATTACGCCCGTAAATATTTAGAAGTTTGTCGTGATTCTTTGCGTCGCCAAAGTGATCAAAATTTTAAAGTTTATTTGGTTGATAATGCGGCCTCGCCGGAATCTCAGGAATATTTAAAAACGACTTACCCCGAAGCCGTAATTATCCCTCGTGAAGACGGTAATTATAGCGCCGCTAATAATTTAGGGATGCGCCAAGCGATTGCGGACGGATGTGAGTATTTGGTCGCCGCAAACATGGATACCGAGTTTGATTCTAATTGGCTCGCTTTTTTGGTGGCCGCTTTAGAAAAAAATCCGGAGGCCGGAATTGCGCAATCTTTAATTCTTTTACATCCCGATACTAGAGCTGGTCGCGCCGATCTAATCAACAGCACCGGCAACCGGCTTCATTTTTTATTCTTTGGTTTTACGAGCGATTACAATCGTCCTTTAACAGAAGTCCCTCTGGAGGGCTATCCGGAAATTGACGGTTATGCCTCCGGTTGTTCGCTCATGATCCGTCGGGAAATTTTTGAGGCGATTAGTGGCTACAGGGAAGAATTTTACATGTATCATGATGACTTGGAATTGAGCTTGAAGGTTCATCTTTTGGGTTCTAAAATAATTCTTGCGCCCCAGTCTATCGTTTATCATCGTTACGAATTTGACCGCAGTGTGCGGATGCTCTATTTTATGGAGCGCAACCGTCGCCTCTGTTTTTGGTCTTTTTATCCGGTTAAATACCTCGTGTTCCTCGCCTTGCCTTTTTGGATCATGTCTTTGGGGATGGGGCTGGTAGCGATTTTTTCCGGTTGGTTTAAAACCTGGTTACAAGTTGCTGCTTCTACTTTGACACCGAAATTCTGGCGCTTACAAAAAAGTTTACGCCAGCAATACCGTCATTTAAGTGGCATCCAGCGGGCAGCCCTTAGTCAAAATTTTGTCGGCCGTATTGAGTTTCAGGAAATTGCTAATCCGATTTTAAAATATTTGGTTAATCCTGTCTTTAATTTTTATTGGCAGCTGATTAAGACGATCTTTAAGCCGCGCCGACGCTCTTAA
- a CDS encoding DUF167 domain-containing protein (Derived by automated computational analysis using gene prediction method: Protein Homology.), which yields MIESLRQQLVQDGELTLDLRLSPRRPENKWLNSLADGSWKLAVKAVPEDGAANQALIKFLAAEFKVPPVQVKIVSGATSRRKLVRLSK from the coding sequence ATGATTGAATCTTTACGCCAACAATTAGTTCAGGATGGCGAGCTCACCCTAGATTTACGCCTCAGCCCCCGGCGGCCGGAAAATAAATGGCTCAATTCTTTAGCTGACGGCTCTTGGAAGTTGGCCGTAAAAGCGGTCCCCGAAGATGGTGCTGCCAATCAAGCTCTGATAAAATTTTTGGCGGCGGAGTTTAAGGTGCCTCCAGTCCAAGTCAAAATAGTTTCCGGAGCGACCAGCCGCCGCAAGTTAGTTCGCTTAAGTAAGTAA
- a CDS encoding UTP--glucose-1-phosphate uridylyltransferase (Derived by automated computational analysis using gene prediction method: Protein Homology. GO_function: GO:0003983 - UTP:glucose-1-phosphate uridylyltransferase activity [Evidence IEA]; GO_process: GO:0009225 - nucleotide-sugar metabolic process [Evidence IEA]) produces the protein MSKPEKKVLINKAILPVAGFGTRFLPATKAQPKEMLPVVDKPVIQYLVEQATEAGITEIIFVTGRGKRAIEDHFDYSFELSKTLVEKNKLELVEKVAAIERLAKFSYVRQSIPLGDGHAINCAAHLVHEEPILVMFGDTLYDSPESPVTQLIEAYELCGAPVVGLAEVKPTEVSKFGVMGGARQDNGLYKIDRFVEKPAASEAPSNLVAVGLYVITPEVLEILSAMKEGRSGEIRLADAFDILLSQGQPLYGVKLKGEWLDTGDKFGLMKANIKLGLKNPEVKDKLKQLINELAD, from the coding sequence ATGTCTAAACCAGAAAAAAAAGTTCTTATTAATAAGGCGATTTTGCCGGTCGCTGGATTCGGCACTCGTTTTTTGCCGGCGACTAAGGCTCAACCGAAAGAGATGTTGCCTGTGGTTGATAAGCCGGTTATTCAGTATTTAGTGGAACAGGCGACGGAGGCGGGAATTACGGAAATTATTTTTGTCACCGGTCGCGGCAAGCGCGCGATTGAAGACCACTTTGATTACTCTTTTGAACTTTCAAAAACACTCGTAGAAAAAAATAAATTGGAGTTAGTGGAAAAAGTGGCGGCAATTGAGCGCTTGGCTAAATTTTCTTATGTTCGCCAAAGTATTCCTTTGGGAGATGGTCACGCCATTAATTGCGCCGCGCACTTGGTTCATGAGGAGCCGATTTTAGTGATGTTTGGTGATACCCTCTATGACTCGCCGGAATCACCTGTGACGCAATTAATTGAGGCTTATGAGCTCTGCGGCGCTCCGGTGGTGGGTCTGGCCGAAGTGAAACCGACGGAAGTCTCTAAGTTTGGTGTTATGGGTGGCGCCCGTCAAGATAACGGCTTGTATAAAATTGATCGTTTTGTGGAAAAGCCGGCGGCCAGTGAAGCCCCTTCTAACTTAGTGGCCGTTGGTCTTTACGTAATTACTCCCGAGGTCCTAGAAATTTTAAGCGCCATGAAAGAAGGGCGCTCTGGGGAGATTCGCTTGGCTGATGCCTTTGATATTCTATTATCGCAAGGTCAGCCGCTATATGGGGTTAAATTAAAAGGGGAGTGGTTAGACACTGGTGACAAGTTTGGTTTGATGAAGGCCAATATTAAATTAGGTTTAAAAAATCCGGAAGTGAAAGATAAGTTAAAACAATTAATTAATGAGTTAGCTGACTAA
- a CDS encoding glycosyltransferase family 2 protein (Derived by automated computational analysis using gene prediction method: Protein Homology. GO_function: GO:0016757 - glycosyltransferase activity [Evidence IEA]), producing MDLSIIIVSWNVKDKLRANLQALLESQTKYQTEIFVVDNNSQDGSAAMVAAEFPSVKLIANTDNRGFAKANNQALKLASGRYLLLLNPDMLVGSDALEKMLAWAEENQQATVSGYKLTNLNGQIIPQIRRFPHFCDQLFIVLKLPHLLPALLNRYLEKNFNYEQAAAVDSVRGACFLINRQSWTKISGADKPYLDERYFIWFEEVDLCRQVKTSGGEIWYSPAATLVDYVGASFNQVDRPKKQAYFAESMLKYFLKWQPRWQARILRAAWFLVGVKLPTLNKLND from the coding sequence ATGGATTTATCAATCATTATTGTTTCTTGGAATGTCAAAGATAAACTGCGTGCTAACTTGCAGGCGCTTTTAGAGTCGCAGACCAAATATCAAACTGAAATTTTTGTGGTGGATAATAATTCTCAAGATGGTAGTGCGGCGATGGTCGCCGCCGAATTCCCGAGCGTCAAACTGATTGCCAATACTGATAACCGGGGCTTTGCCAAGGCCAATAACCAGGCACTCAAGTTGGCTTCCGGTCGCTACTTACTGCTTCTTAATCCTGACATGTTAGTTGGGTCTGATGCTTTAGAAAAGATGTTGGCTTGGGCGGAAGAAAATCAGCAGGCGACGGTGAGTGGCTACAAATTAACTAATCTAAACGGCCAAATAATCCCACAAATTAGACGTTTTCCTCATTTTTGTGATCAATTGTTTATTGTTTTAAAACTCCCGCATCTTTTGCCGGCGCTCTTAAATCGCTATTTAGAGAAAAACTTTAACTATGAACAAGCGGCCGCTGTTGATTCGGTGCGGGGCGCTTGTTTTTTAATCAATCGTCAGTCGTGGACCAAGATTTCCGGTGCGGACAAACCCTATTTAGATGAACGTTATTTTATCTGGTTTGAAGAGGTTGATCTTTGCCGACAAGTAAAAACTAGTGGTGGTGAGATTTGGTACTCTCCGGCTGCGACCCTCGTAGATTATGTCGGTGCCAGTTTTAATCAGGTGGATCGTCCTAAAAAACAAGCCTATTTTGCCGAGTCGATGTTGAAGTATTTTTTGAAGTGGCAGCCGCGCTGGCAAGCGCGAATTTTACGCGCGGCTTGGTTTTTAGTGGGCGTGAAATTGCCGACTTTAAATAAATTAAATGACTAG
- a CDS encoding dihydrofolate reductase family protein (Derived by automated computational analysis using gene prediction method: Protein Homology.): MIPVTLMMAISADGRIAKDSKQLADWTSPEDKKLFVSESEKHGVILMGENTFKTLPKALPRRLNVVFSENENPGQDGVRFVSSEPEIVLADLEAGGYHSALLGGGCYLNSQFLKRKLISEIVLTVEPCLFGSGLPLFDVDFPLKLNLLELKKINEHAFVVRYRVCYD; this comes from the coding sequence ATGATTCCCGTTACCCTAATGATGGCGATCTCCGCGGACGGAAGAATCGCTAAAGATAGCAAACAGCTAGCCGACTGGACTAGCCCAGAGGATAAAAAGTTATTTGTCTCCGAATCAGAAAAACACGGCGTAATTTTGATGGGCGAAAATACTTTTAAGACCTTGCCAAAAGCCTTACCTCGCCGTTTAAATGTGGTTTTTTCTGAAAACGAAAACCCTGGACAAGATGGAGTCCGTTTTGTCAGCAGCGAACCAGAAATCGTTTTAGCGGATTTAGAAGCTGGGGGCTACCACTCGGCTCTCTTAGGTGGCGGCTGTTATCTAAACTCCCAATTTTTAAAAAGAAAACTGATCAGCGAAATAGTGCTAACAGTTGAACCTTGTTTATTCGGCAGCGGCCTGCCTCTATTTGATGTGGACTTCCCCCTAAAACTAAATTTATTAGAGTTAAAAAAAATTAATGAGCACGCGTTTGTCGTTCGCTACCGTGTTTGTTACGATTAA
- a CDS encoding AAA family ATPase (Derived by automated computational analysis using gene prediction method: Protein Homology.), protein MAKLIIGLSGQIASGKEVVKKYLEGRCGGVSFKFSDILRNILSDLEIPAERDNIIKLSTFLRQAYGEDLLAKALTKKVSEAEDDLVIVDGIRRLADIEYLKDLSNFHLIAITADLEIRYQRVLSRNENPGDAEKTWEDFLADEAKETEVSIASVVAKADYVLENNGTLEELKEQIDKTLTLIQNEQKDKN, encoded by the coding sequence ATGGCGAAATTAATTATTGGCTTGAGCGGCCAAATTGCCAGCGGTAAAGAAGTAGTTAAAAAATATTTAGAAGGCCGTTGCGGCGGGGTTAGTTTTAAATTTTCTGATATTTTGAGAAATATTTTAAGTGATCTTGAGATTCCTGCTGAGCGCGACAACATTATTAAATTGTCGACTTTTTTAAGACAAGCTTATGGCGAGGATTTGCTCGCCAAGGCGTTAACAAAAAAAGTTTCTGAGGCTGAAGATGATTTGGTGATTGTTGATGGCATCCGCCGTTTAGCAGATATTGAATATTTAAAAGATTTAAGCAATTTCCATCTTATTGCTATCACTGCTGATCTAGAAATTCGTTATCAAAGAGTTTTATCGCGCAACGAAAACCCCGGCGATGCCGAAAAAACTTGGGAAGATTTTTTGGCTGACGAAGCTAAAGAGACGGAAGTGAGTATTGCCTCCGTTGTCGCCAAAGCCGACTATGTACTAGAAAATAACGGTACTTTAGAAGAGCTTAAAGAACAAATTGACAAAACTTTAACTCTCATCCAAAATGAGCAGAAGGATAAAAATTAA
- a CDS encoding thymidylate synthase (Derived by automated computational analysis using gene prediction method: Protein Homology. GO_function: GO:0004799 - thymidylate synthase activity [Evidence IEA]; GO_process: GO:0006231 - dTMP biosynthetic process [Evidence IEA]) — protein sequence MKNYLEMLNHIMENGVDKGDRTGTGTRSVFGYQLRFNLADGFPLLTTKKVHLRSIIHELLWFLQGSTNIKYLVDNGVSIWNEWADENGELGPVYGSQWRSWPTPDGEKIDQIANVVNTIKNNPNSRRIIVSAWNVAEVDKMALPPCHCLFQLYVANRKLSCQLYQRSCDTFLGVPFNIASYALLTMMIAQVCDLEPGEFVHTFGDLHIYKNHFDQVKEQLSREPRALPKMKINPAVKDIFGFKYEDFELVGYNPHPSIKAPIAV from the coding sequence ATGAAAAATTATTTAGAGATGTTAAACCACATCATGGAAAATGGTGTAGATAAGGGTGACCGGACCGGCACCGGGACGCGCAGCGTTTTTGGTTATCAATTGCGTTTTAACCTGGCCGATGGTTTTCCGCTCTTAACAACGAAAAAAGTTCATTTGCGATCAATTATCCATGAGTTGCTCTGGTTCTTGCAAGGCAGCACTAACATTAAGTATTTAGTGGATAATGGCGTCAGTATTTGGAATGAGTGGGCCGATGAGAATGGAGAGCTGGGACCGGTTTATGGGAGCCAATGGCGCTCCTGGCCAACCCCGGATGGCGAAAAGATTGATCAAATTGCCAATGTGGTCAACACCATCAAGAATAACCCGAATTCGCGCCGGATTATTGTCTCGGCCTGGAATGTCGCGGAAGTTGATAAGATGGCCTTGCCGCCATGCCACTGTTTATTCCAACTTTATGTGGCCAATAGGAAACTGTCTTGTCAGCTTTACCAAAGAAGTTGTGACACCTTCTTGGGAGTTCCCTTTAATATCGCCTCTTATGCTCTGCTCACAATGATGATAGCCCAAGTTTGTGATTTAGAACCAGGTGAGTTTGTCCATACGTTTGGCGATTTGCATATTTACAAAAATCATTTTGATCAAGTAAAAGAGCAGCTAAGCCGCGAACCGCGCGCTTTGCCAAAAATGAAAATCAATCCGGCGGTCAAAGATATCTTTGGCTTTAAGTATGAGGACTTTGAGCTGGTGGGTTACAATCCGCACCCGAGCATCAAAGCGCCAATTGCCGTTTAA
- the dut gene encoding dUTP diphosphatase (Derived by automated computational analysis using gene prediction method: Protein Homology. GO_function: GO:0000287 - magnesium ion binding [Evidence IEA]; GO_function: GO:0004170 - dUTP diphosphatase activity [Evidence IEA]; GO_process: GO:0006226 - dUMP biosynthetic process [Evidence IEA]; GO_process: GO:0046081 - dUTP catabolic process [Evidence IEA]) has product MANYSGKLIVIDGTDGSGKTTQLNLLAERLKQEGFLVEIADFPQYNTKSAGPVEEYLSGKYGGPGEVTPYQASIFYAVDRFDANFKIKKWLQAGKIVLSNRYVSANMGHQGAKISNSLERKVFFNWLNNLEYKLFNISQPDLSLILHVPAAVSFELAKSRAREDWVGKTKDIHENDINHLRSAEEVYLEIAKTIPGFTLIECAAGNNILAREEISELIWLQVRRLLNGSLSKKESSFKAVGEIISKNKQIQSHKDFFFKKEETVAPIAETETEKPVIAELAVLKVERLSGEAKLPTKAYAHDAGLDLYAAETVSIAPYGQAAVKTGIRVAIPENQVGLIWDKSGVAKNGLSTLGGVIDAGYRGEILVLLKNLGEDIYHILPGQKIAQLIIQPLTTFKLEEGPVSQGTDRGQGGFGSSGQF; this is encoded by the coding sequence ATGGCCAACTACTCAGGAAAATTAATTGTCATTGATGGAACCGATGGCTCTGGGAAAACAACCCAATTAAACTTGCTCGCCGAGCGCTTAAAGCAAGAGGGTTTTCTGGTGGAGATTGCTGATTTTCCGCAATACAACACGAAGTCAGCGGGCCCAGTTGAAGAGTATTTATCCGGTAAATATGGCGGCCCGGGAGAAGTTACTCCTTACCAAGCCTCAATTTTTTACGCCGTTGACCGTTTTGATGCCAATTTTAAAATTAAAAAATGGTTACAAGCCGGAAAAATTGTCTTATCTAACCGCTACGTCTCCGCCAACATGGGGCACCAAGGCGCGAAAATAAGCAATTCGCTGGAGCGCAAGGTATTTTTTAACTGGCTTAATAATTTAGAATATAAATTATTTAATATTTCCCAACCTGATTTATCATTAATTCTTCACGTTCCGGCAGCAGTGTCTTTTGAGCTAGCAAAATCTAGAGCGCGTGAAGATTGGGTGGGCAAAACCAAAGATATTCATGAAAATGATATCAATCATCTCCGTTCGGCCGAAGAAGTCTATTTAGAAATTGCCAAGACTATCCCGGGCTTTACTTTAATTGAGTGCGCCGCTGGCAATAATATTTTAGCTCGGGAAGAAATTAGTGAATTGATTTGGTTGCAAGTCCGCCGTTTACTAAACGGCAGCCTAAGTAAAAAGGAGAGCAGCTTTAAAGCGGTTGGCGAAATTATTAGTAAAAATAAACAGATTCAAAGCCATAAAGATTTTTTCTTTAAAAAAGAAGAAACCGTCGCACCAATAGCAGAAACGGAGACAGAAAAACCGGTAATCGCGGAATTAGCGGTATTAAAAGTAGAGCGCTTAAGCGGCGAAGCAAAGTTGCCGACCAAGGCTTACGCTCATGACGCCGGTTTGGATTTATACGCCGCCGAAACTGTCTCTATTGCCCCCTACGGTCAAGCGGCCGTCAAAACCGGAATCAGAGTCGCTATTCCCGAAAACCAAGTGGGGCTGATTTGGGATAAAAGTGGCGTGGCAAAAAATGGTTTAAGCACTTTAGGCGGAGTAATTGATGCCGGCTATCGCGGGGAAATTTTAGTTTTACTTAAAAATTTAGGTGAAGATATTTATCATATTTTACCGGGGCAGAAAATTGCTCAATTAATTATTCAACCGCTCACGACTTTTAAGCTAGAAGAGGGGCCGGTATCGCAAGGGACGGACCGCGGCCAAGGCGGCTTTGGTAGCAGTGGCCAGTTTTAA
- a CDS encoding hypothetical protein (Derived by automated computational analysis using gene prediction method: GeneMarkS-2+.): protein MREISHNQREVGILLLEFLKNRHNIKPQQRNIFGTSGFFHQTTLVSIGKKFLLPLNRDDDQEIELKKLIEKDFFNDGGIKRFENYRQTLQLEKRNGFQNLALLFLNLQKKQQNLN, encoded by the coding sequence ATGAGAGAAATCAGTCACAACCAACGAGAAGTTGGGATTTTGTTGTTGGAGTTTTTAAAAAACCGACACAATATCAAACCCCAACAAAGAAACATCTTTGGGACGAGTGGTTTTTTCCATCAGACAACTTTAGTGTCAATCGGAAAAAAATTTTTACTACCATTGAACCGGGATGATGACCAGGAGATAGAATTAAAGAAGTTAATTGAAAAAGACTTCTTTAATGATGGCGGCATCAAACGTTTTGAAAATTACCGACAAACCCTGCAGCTAGAAAAGAGGAATGGTTTTCAAAATCTAGCATTACTGTTTTTAAATCTCCAAAAAAAACAACAAAACCTAAACTGA
- a CDS encoding cytidine/deoxycytidylate deaminase family protein (Derived by automated computational analysis using gene prediction method: Protein Homology.): MSENTARPSWDEYFSQLAIMVGQRGTCDRGYCGAIITKDRRIVSTGYAGSPVGCQHCDEIGHEMHTIIHEDNSQSNHCIRTAHAEQNAICQAARFGIALEGGTIYVKMAPCYTCAKMIINAGIKRVVCNQDYHASKRSKEIFKEAGIEFVLLDDTIASY, encoded by the coding sequence ATGTCTGAAAACACCGCCCGCCCTTCGTGGGATGAGTACTTTAGTCAGTTAGCAATCATGGTTGGCCAGCGCGGCACCTGCGATCGTGGTTATTGCGGCGCCATAATCACCAAAGATCGCCGCATTGTTTCTACTGGTTACGCCGGCTCGCCGGTTGGTTGCCAGCATTGCGATGAAATTGGTCACGAAATGCATACTATTATTCACGAAGATAATTCTCAGAGTAACCACTGTATCAGAACAGCCCATGCTGAGCAGAATGCTATTTGCCAAGCCGCTCGTTTTGGCATTGCTTTAGAAGGCGGGACTATTTACGTAAAAATGGCCCCTTGCTATACCTGCGCAAAAATGATTATTAATGCCGGCATTAAAAGAGTGGTTTGCAATCAAGACTATCACGCCTCCAAACGCAGTAAAGAAATTTTTAAAGAGGCCGGGATAGAGTTTGTTTTATTAGATGATACGATTGCGTCTTATTAA